The following proteins come from a genomic window of Aquimarina sp. MAR_2010_214:
- a CDS encoding LytTR family DNA-binding domain-containing protein, with translation MKVVLIEDNPAARRNFLELLNEYCPNVDFIGEATNVAEGVALITASEPDLVFLDIEMPDGTGFDVLRKLPEINFQVIFASSHEKYALRAIKFSALDYLLKPIDPEELIEAVQKAESEFEHHKTPQRVQTLIDNINDQSKEPTRLVLKDKYGIQIVFVKDIIHLEANGSYTKFFIHKQGSLLVSKGLKEYENMLSQQHFFRCHQSHIVNLDYLLRYDKRDGDYLVLKDKSKIPLATRKKETLLKLINDFN, from the coding sequence ATGAAAGTAGTCCTTATAGAAGATAATCCTGCAGCAAGAAGAAATTTTTTAGAGTTACTTAATGAGTATTGTCCTAATGTAGATTTTATAGGAGAAGCGACAAATGTAGCAGAGGGAGTTGCACTTATTACTGCTAGTGAGCCAGATCTTGTATTTCTAGATATTGAGATGCCAGATGGTACTGGATTTGATGTATTACGAAAATTACCAGAAATCAATTTTCAGGTAATATTTGCTTCTTCTCATGAAAAATATGCGCTAAGAGCAATAAAATTTAGTGCCTTGGATTATTTACTGAAACCTATCGATCCCGAAGAATTAATAGAAGCCGTCCAAAAAGCGGAGTCAGAATTTGAGCATCATAAAACACCCCAGAGAGTACAAACACTTATAGACAATATAAATGATCAATCAAAAGAGCCTACACGCTTGGTTCTAAAAGATAAGTATGGTATTCAGATTGTATTTGTTAAAGATATTATACATTTGGAAGCAAATGGTAGTTACACAAAGTTTTTTATCCATAAGCAGGGTAGTCTTTTAGTATCTAAAGGCCTCAAAGAATATGAGAATATGCTTTCTCAACAACATTTTTTTAGATGTCATCAATCTCATATAGTAAATCTTGATTATTTATTACGATATGATAAACGAGATGGAGATTACCTGGTATTAAAAGATAAAAGTAAAATCCCATTAGCAACCAGAAAAAAAGAAACTTTACTGAAGCTAATAAATGACTTTAATTAA
- the nth gene encoding endonuclease III codes for MTKQEKVDFTIKTLQELYPQIPIPLDHKDPYTLLIAVLMSAQSTDVRVNQITPLLFDRADNPYAMIRLSVEEIREIIKPVGLSPMKAKGIHGLSHILIDKHNGQVPQSFEALEELPAVGHKTASVVMSQAFGVPAFPVDTHIHRLMYRWGFTNGKNVTQTEKDAKRLFPKELWNDLHLQIIWYGREYSPARGWDLDKDIITKTIGRKTVLDEYQKAKRPIKK; via the coding sequence ATGACTAAACAGGAAAAGGTAGATTTTACTATTAAGACACTTCAGGAATTATATCCCCAAATACCAATTCCATTAGATCATAAAGACCCGTATACTCTACTCATTGCAGTATTAATGAGTGCACAGAGTACAGATGTAAGAGTTAATCAGATTACTCCTCTTCTCTTTGACAGAGCAGACAATCCATATGCAATGATTAGATTATCTGTAGAAGAAATTCGTGAAATTATAAAACCTGTAGGTTTAAGTCCGATGAAAGCTAAAGGTATTCATGGATTATCACATATATTGATCGACAAGCATAATGGACAAGTTCCTCAAAGTTTTGAGGCTTTAGAAGAGCTACCTGCTGTTGGTCATAAAACTGCTAGTGTAGTTATGTCTCAAGCATTTGGTGTACCTGCATTTCCTGTAGATACACATATTCATAGATTAATGTATAGATGGGGATTTACAAATGGTAAAAACGTTACGCAAACCGAAAAAGACGCCAAGAGATTATTCCCAAAAGAATTATGGAACGATCTGCATCTTCAAATCATATGGTATGGTAGAGAATATTCTCCTGCAAGAGGCTGGGATCTTGATAAAGATATTATTACCAAAACTATAGGCAGAAAAACTGTTTTAGACGAGTACCAAAAAGCAAAAAGGCCTATTAAAAAATAG
- a CDS encoding peroxiredoxin-like family protein, with protein sequence MSLTEDLKTRTQASLKKYPENVHQIMNNGIKALKDTEIIARALKTGDRIPEIILPNASNKNITVQEILLDKKVILSFYRGGWCPYCNLELSALQQALPEFEKCGTTLVAISPETPDNSLSTSEKNNLSFEVLSDLDNKIASKFNLTFTLPEDLIEVYKGFGINLEKSNGNPKQQLPISATYVIDQDGTIIYHYIKEDYKERADPKEIIKFLKHK encoded by the coding sequence ATGTCACTTACCGAAGATCTAAAAACTCGTACCCAAGCATCCCTAAAAAAATACCCCGAAAACGTTCATCAAATAATGAATAATGGGATAAAAGCATTAAAAGACACCGAAATCATAGCAAGGGCCTTAAAAACGGGAGATCGTATCCCTGAAATTATACTTCCAAATGCTTCAAATAAAAATATAACTGTACAGGAAATATTATTAGATAAAAAAGTGATATTATCCTTTTATCGTGGCGGATGGTGCCCTTATTGCAATTTAGAACTAAGCGCATTACAACAAGCACTACCAGAATTTGAAAAATGCGGTACTACATTAGTTGCCATAAGTCCAGAAACTCCTGATAATTCTCTAAGCACTTCAGAAAAAAACAATCTAAGTTTTGAAGTTCTATCTGATCTAGACAATAAGATTGCTTCTAAGTTCAATCTCACCTTTACGCTACCCGAAGACCTTATTGAAGTTTATAAAGGGTTCGGTATCAATTTAGAAAAAAGCAATGGAAACCCTAAACAACAACTCCCAATATCTGCGACCTATGTAATTGATCAGGACGGTACGATTATCTATCATTACATTAAAGAAGATTATAAAGAAAGAGCTGATCCTAAAGAAATAATTAAATTTCTGAAACACAAATAA
- a CDS encoding tetratricopeptide repeat protein, whose protein sequence is MSLFTFLNIKKKILLFVVFVCINVFSTLAQNQVKIDSLLQLLDTKITDKEKVDIYNNIALQYSSTDSTKTFNYANEAINLSKQLNYIEGISDAHYSINQATIGLEHSNKAFDLFQKTKYAKGKAKAYNDLALTYKKKGEYAMAIKHFTKVLKIEDSLGNKNDVAFCYSNIGQVHARLGNYTKALDYNSKALVLFKKLNNKNGIFSGYNNMGMIYVYQSKYSSALEYFIKASKINDEIGSKRKTIISLSNIGFIYETLGDYNLALEYYFNCLSVSKQIKDQSSISEDYLNIGNVYFEQGDNTKALAYSFKSLKIAKDLNIKGIMISNYCLTGEIYLDEKNFKEALKHLKNGLSLSQEIGELSSSTTVMNTISEIEFELKNYQEAKKYLIKSIHIGQEIGFPTAISDASYGLVKVEKALGNHKAALESYERYHAIYDSTLGKEKSKQLSQLQVQYETKKKEQEIKSLAQQASIQSLELKQANFNKTIFAIISVVLLLIGLVLYLVNRQKRLALKQRAQDIEQNLLRVQMNPHFIFNAMTSIQDYMNQGDAKKASLYLVKFSKLIRQVLDNSRSEFITLDQEINMLDNYLSIQNLKRDHPFTFKIEVEEDLNVDEIAIPPMFAQPFIENAIEHGVATITIHFSKEGNHLVLKILDNGSGIEEAMKIKRKDHVSHAIKITEERIDLYRKMRKKKIAFDIQDLSQGTQVTFNLPFQQI, encoded by the coding sequence ATGTCGTTGTTTACGTTTCTAAATATTAAAAAAAAGATACTTCTATTCGTTGTTTTTGTCTGCATAAATGTATTTAGCACTCTTGCACAAAACCAGGTTAAAATAGATTCTTTACTACAACTACTTGACACAAAAATCACAGATAAAGAAAAAGTAGATATTTATAACAATATAGCTTTGCAATACTCTTCTACCGACTCTACTAAAACCTTTAATTATGCAAATGAAGCTATTAACCTCTCTAAGCAATTAAATTATATTGAAGGTATTTCTGATGCCCATTATAGCATAAATCAAGCTACTATAGGATTAGAACATTCGAATAAAGCATTTGATTTATTTCAAAAAACAAAATATGCTAAAGGTAAAGCCAAAGCGTATAATGACTTAGCACTTACCTATAAGAAAAAAGGGGAATATGCTATGGCAATAAAGCATTTTACAAAAGTTTTAAAAATAGAAGATTCTTTAGGAAATAAAAACGATGTAGCTTTCTGTTATAGTAATATTGGACAAGTACACGCAAGATTAGGAAATTATACCAAAGCATTAGATTATAACTCTAAAGCTTTAGTATTGTTTAAAAAACTGAATAATAAAAATGGGATCTTTTCTGGATACAATAATATGGGAATGATCTATGTGTATCAAAGTAAGTATTCATCTGCATTAGAATATTTTATAAAAGCTTCTAAAATCAATGATGAAATAGGCAGTAAAAGAAAAACTATTATATCTCTTAGCAATATTGGGTTTATTTATGAAACTTTAGGAGATTACAACTTAGCTCTAGAATATTATTTTAACTGTTTATCAGTTAGTAAACAAATTAAAGATCAATCAAGTATATCTGAGGATTATTTAAACATTGGAAATGTTTATTTTGAACAAGGTGACAACACCAAAGCTTTAGCATATTCTTTTAAATCCTTAAAAATTGCCAAAGATTTGAATATTAAAGGCATCATGATATCAAATTATTGCTTAACAGGTGAAATATATCTCGATGAAAAAAATTTTAAAGAAGCGCTGAAGCACTTAAAAAATGGATTGTCATTAAGTCAGGAAATTGGAGAGCTATCTTCATCTACCACCGTAATGAATACCATAAGCGAAATTGAATTTGAATTAAAAAATTATCAAGAAGCAAAAAAATATCTTATCAAAAGTATTCATATTGGACAGGAGATTGGTTTTCCTACTGCGATAAGCGATGCTTCGTATGGTTTAGTAAAAGTAGAGAAAGCATTAGGTAATCATAAAGCTGCTCTTGAATCTTATGAACGATATCATGCCATTTATGACTCAACCTTAGGAAAAGAGAAATCAAAACAATTATCACAATTACAAGTACAATACGAAACTAAGAAAAAAGAACAGGAAATCAAGAGTTTGGCTCAACAAGCCTCTATCCAATCTTTAGAATTAAAACAAGCTAATTTTAATAAAACTATTTTTGCCATTATAAGTGTAGTTTTATTGCTCATTGGACTGGTGTTATATTTAGTAAATAGACAAAAGAGATTAGCATTAAAACAAAGAGCACAGGATATAGAACAAAACCTGTTGCGCGTACAAATGAATCCGCATTTTATTTTTAATGCCATGACTTCTATACAGGATTATATGAATCAAGGAGATGCAAAAAAAGCGAGTTTATATCTGGTAAAATTTTCTAAACTAATCAGACAGGTATTAGACAACTCTAGAAGTGAGTTTATTACTTTAGATCAGGAAATCAATATGCTAGATAATTACCTGAGTATACAAAACCTAAAACGTGATCATCCTTTTACTTTTAAGATTGAAGTAGAAGAAGATTTGAATGTTGATGAAATTGCCATCCCTCCTATGTTTGCGCAACCTTTTATAGAAAATGCTATTGAACATGGGGTGGCAACCATTACAATTCATTTCTCGAAGGAAGGAAATCATTTGGTCTTAAAGATATTGGATAACGGATCTGGCATAGAAGAAGCGATGAAGATAAAACGTAAAGATCATGTATCTCACGCTATTAAAATAACTGAAGAACGTATCGATTTGTATCGTAAAATGAGAAAGAAAAAAATTGCATTTGACATCCAAGACCTTTCTCAAGGCACACAAGTAACGTTTAATTTACCATTTCAACAGATATAA
- a CDS encoding amidohydrolase family protein, with translation MNFCKTFLLLFIIANASITAQKMQFEDYDPPSTLVVPGTEIKKAKFPFIDVHNHQFRMPTQNLQEVVTEMDKLNMAVMVNLSGRGRGSDEHLTKSLENVKTNFPNRFIVFTNINLKGIDEPDWTEKTVAQIEKDVTMGANGLKIYKSQGMDNKDSKGNRIKIDDPRIGPVWEKCGQLGIPVLIHSADPKPFWDAHDNKNERWLELKLRSRRKRDSKVTGSWKTIIQEQHNIFKKHKNTKFINAHLGWYGNNLAKLAELMDEMPNMYSEIGAVIAELGRQPRNAKAFLTKYQDRVMFGKDSWNPEEYYTYFRVLESDDEYFPYYKRYHAFWKMYGLDLDDEVLKKLYYKNALKIIPNIDKSLFPN, from the coding sequence ATGAACTTTTGTAAAACTTTTCTATTACTTTTTATAATCGCTAATGCATCAATAACTGCTCAAAAAATGCAATTCGAAGACTACGACCCACCCTCTACTCTAGTCGTTCCCGGAACAGAAATTAAAAAAGCAAAATTTCCTTTTATCGATGTACATAATCATCAATTTAGAATGCCAACGCAAAATCTACAAGAAGTCGTTACAGAAATGGATAAACTAAACATGGCGGTAATGGTAAACCTATCAGGAAGAGGCCGAGGATCTGATGAGCATCTTACTAAATCACTAGAAAATGTTAAAACTAACTTCCCTAATAGATTCATCGTATTTACAAATATCAACCTTAAAGGAATAGATGAACCTGACTGGACAGAAAAAACAGTTGCTCAAATAGAAAAAGATGTCACTATGGGAGCCAACGGATTAAAGATCTATAAAAGTCAAGGGATGGATAATAAAGATAGTAAAGGCAATCGTATTAAAATCGATGATCCACGAATAGGACCAGTATGGGAAAAATGTGGTCAATTAGGTATCCCTGTTTTGATACATTCTGCAGATCCAAAACCATTTTGGGATGCACATGATAATAAAAATGAACGCTGGTTAGAACTTAAACTGCGATCAAGAAGAAAAAGAGATTCCAAAGTAACCGGTTCATGGAAAACCATAATACAAGAACAACACAATATTTTTAAAAAACATAAAAACACTAAATTTATCAATGCCCATTTGGGTTGGTATGGAAACAATCTTGCAAAACTTGCTGAACTTATGGATGAAATGCCTAATATGTATAGCGAGATTGGAGCGGTTATAGCAGAATTGGGGCGGCAACCTCGTAACGCAAAAGCTTTCCTTACTAAATATCAGGATAGAGTAATGTTCGGAAAAGATTCATGGAATCCCGAAGAATACTATACCTACTTTAGAGTTTTAGAATCAGACGATGAATATTTTCCTTACTACAAAAGATATCATGCGTTCTGGAAAATGTATGGATTAGATCTTGATGATGAAGTATTAAAAAAGTTATATTATAAAAATGCACTTAAAATAATCCCTAATATCGATAAGAGCCTATTTCCCAACTAG
- a CDS encoding RNA polymerase sigma factor, with product MKNYTLTDAVLVNNYIKGDECALSVLIERHKQRIYSFIYSKVFDRDVSEDIFQDTFIKVIRTLKNGKYNEEGKFLPWVMRIAHNLVIDHFRKGNRMPKFEDNGEFSIFSVISDGNLNAEKRLIKDQVEEDLRNLIQELPDDQKEVLIMRMYRDMSFKEISDKTGVSINTALGRMRYALINLRKVIEKNNIVLTN from the coding sequence ATGAAAAATTACACCCTAACAGACGCAGTTCTGGTTAACAACTACATTAAAGGAGACGAATGTGCCCTTTCTGTTCTTATTGAACGTCATAAGCAACGTATTTACAGTTTCATTTATTCAAAAGTTTTTGATAGAGATGTTTCGGAAGATATTTTTCAGGATACTTTTATAAAAGTAATCCGAACATTAAAAAATGGAAAATATAATGAAGAAGGAAAGTTTCTTCCTTGGGTAATGCGTATTGCCCATAATTTGGTAATTGATCACTTTAGAAAAGGGAATCGTATGCCAAAATTCGAAGATAACGGAGAGTTTAGTATCTTCTCTGTAATCAGTGATGGTAATCTAAATGCCGAAAAGCGATTAATAAAGGATCAGGTTGAAGAAGATCTACGCAATTTGATTCAAGAATTACCAGATGATCAGAAAGAAGTCTTAATAATGCGTATGTATAGAGATATGAGCTTTAAAGAAATATCTGATAAAACAGGTGTTAGTATAAACACAGCTCTTGGTAGAATGCGATATGCGTTAATTAATTTAAGAAAAGTAATAGAAAAAAATAATATAGTTTTAACAAATTAA
- a CDS encoding polysaccharide biosynthesis C-terminal domain-containing protein, with product MGVVINQTIRNIIITCVGFGIGAVNTLFLFTNFMNEEDYGLVSYLMTASNLIWPLMAFGVHNTLVKFFSSYSDEKQQDKFLTMMLILPFLVALILGLIGMFFYSTILDLFSDKNTIVQPYVWTIFILAFAVSYFEVFFAWSKVKLKSVFGNVMKELFLRLCISILLFMVYFEILTIEQFVYALMIAYLLRTGIMQVYALKLHRFKPKFSLPNNYISVFKYSGLILIAGSVATLLIDLDKTMIERYLLIENVAKYGICAYIASVIIIPSRAMHQITYPLTAKLINEKAKDQLRDLYKKSSINLLVASGLLFVLIICNVNQLFEIIPNEYELLIWVVVLIGSAKLFDNLLGNNNAILYSSDYYRMVLYIGVGMAILTVILNMLWIPAFGVTGAAIATCIAVFCYNFAKLWIVYAKFKMHPFSKKTALALTLIIAFVFGFYFWELPFHPILNIIFKSIIIGLGYAIVFYMLKVSVDINNLIKKIPRGA from the coding sequence ATGGGAGTTGTCATTAATCAAACCATACGAAATATTATTATTACCTGTGTAGGGTTTGGTATTGGAGCTGTAAATACCTTGTTCTTATTCACTAATTTTATGAATGAAGAAGATTATGGATTGGTCTCTTATCTAATGACAGCTTCAAATCTGATATGGCCCTTAATGGCTTTTGGTGTACACAATACGCTGGTGAAATTTTTTTCATCCTATTCAGATGAGAAGCAACAGGATAAGTTTCTAACTATGATGTTGATCTTACCTTTTTTGGTAGCCTTGATTCTGGGATTGATAGGCATGTTTTTCTATTCAACAATTCTTGATTTGTTTAGTGATAAGAATACAATAGTACAACCTTATGTATGGACTATTTTTATTCTGGCATTTGCAGTATCTTATTTTGAAGTGTTTTTTGCATGGTCCAAAGTAAAGCTTAAGAGTGTATTCGGAAACGTAATGAAAGAACTGTTTTTAAGGCTATGCATCAGTATTCTTTTGTTTATGGTGTATTTTGAAATCCTTACAATTGAGCAATTCGTATACGCACTTATGATTGCATATCTATTACGTACAGGTATTATGCAAGTATATGCGTTGAAACTTCATCGTTTTAAACCAAAGTTTTCATTACCTAACAATTATATTTCTGTATTCAAATATTCTGGATTGATTTTAATTGCGGGCTCTGTAGCTACCTTATTAATTGATTTGGATAAGACGATGATAGAACGCTATCTTCTTATAGAAAATGTGGCTAAATATGGTATATGCGCCTATATTGCAAGTGTAATTATTATTCCTTCGAGGGCGATGCACCAGATTACATATCCGTTAACAGCCAAATTAATTAATGAAAAAGCAAAAGATCAATTACGGGATTTGTATAAAAAAAGTTCTATTAACCTTTTAGTGGCAAGTGGATTGCTTTTTGTGCTGATTATTTGCAATGTAAACCAGCTTTTTGAAATTATCCCTAATGAGTATGAACTGCTTATCTGGGTTGTGGTTTTGATTGGAAGTGCTAAATTATTTGATAATCTTTTAGGGAATAATAATGCGATCCTGTACAGTTCTGATTATTACAGAATGGTACTATATATAGGAGTAGGGATGGCAATTCTTACTGTTATACTCAATATGCTTTGGATTCCTGCTTTTGGGGTTACCGGAGCAGCTATTGCTACATGCATTGCAGTGTTTTGTTATAATTTTGCTAAGTTATGGATTGTCTATGCTAAATTTAAGATGCATCCATTTTCAAAAAAAACAGCTTTGGCATTAACTCTAATTATAGCTTTTGTTTTTGGATTTTATTTTTGGGAATTACCGTTTCACCCGATTCTTAATATCATTTTTAAAAGCATTATAATTGGCTTGGGATATGCTATTGTTTTTTATATGCTGAAAGTATCTGTCGATATTAATAATTTAATAAAGAAAATCCCTCGAGGTGCTTAA
- the bcp gene encoding thioredoxin-dependent thiol peroxidase yields MTTLKEGDKAPNFSALDQDGNTITLNDYQGKKLVVFFYPKASTPGCTAEACNLRDNYQTFLTQGYEIIGVSADSAKRQQNFKNKYELPYPLLADEDKAVIEAFGVWGPKKFMGREYDGIHRTTFVIDEKGIISEVIAKVKTKDHAAQIL; encoded by the coding sequence ATGACAACATTAAAAGAAGGGGATAAGGCCCCTAATTTTTCGGCATTAGATCAGGATGGAAATACCATTACCCTGAATGATTATCAAGGAAAAAAACTAGTTGTTTTTTTCTACCCTAAGGCTAGTACTCCCGGTTGTACTGCCGAAGCTTGTAACCTTAGAGATAATTACCAAACTTTCCTGACACAAGGTTATGAAATTATTGGAGTAAGTGCAGATAGTGCTAAACGGCAGCAAAATTTCAAAAATAAATATGAATTACCTTATCCATTATTGGCAGATGAAGATAAAGCTGTAATTGAAGCTTTTGGAGTGTGGGGTCCAAAGAAATTTATGGGTAGAGAATATGATGGGATTCATCGTACTACTTTTGTTATTGATGAAAAAGGAATAATTTCTGAAGTTATTGCAAAAGTGAAAACCAAAGATCACGCTGCGCAAATTTTGTAG
- the uvrA gene encoding excinuclease ABC subunit UvrA yields the protein MIQDITTLDPKENIIIKGAKLHNLKDLDAVIPRNRLVVITGLSGSGKSSLAFDTLYAEGQRRYVESLSSYARQFLGRLNKPKVDYIKGIAPAIAIEQKVNSTNPRSTVGTTTEIYDYLKLLFARIGKTYSPVSGNQVKKDRVTDVIEYIKSFEDGEKLLLLSPIHIEEGRTLEGKLKVLQQQGYARIKNNGTVSRIEDASIQENDDFYLVVDRIVKRDEEDFYNRLADAIGSAFFEGKGTCFIETLNGGNLKQFSNKFELDGISFLEPNIHLFSFNNPYGACPKCEGYGDVIGIDQDLVIPNTALSIYEGAVFPWRGESMGWYKDQLVNNAYKFDFPIHKPYFELSDQDKELLWKGNEYFEGITSFFKELEAKAYKIQNRVMLSRYRGKTKCNTCQGKRLRKEANYVKVDGATLTDLVEKPLNELADFFKNITLNEYDTKIANRLLKEINTRLEFLQNVGLEYLTLNRKSNTLSGGESQRINLATSLGSSLVGSMYILDEPSIGLHPKDTEKLIKVLQSLRDLGNTVIVVEHDEDIMKAADEIIDIGPEAGTFGGHVVATGPFDQILKADSLTAKYLNGALEIEVPATRRTSKYNVEIIGARENNLKNIDVKVPLGGFTAITGVSGSGKSTLVKKIIYPSLLKQLGGYGEKAGQFTELKGNYSNIKHVEFVDQNPIGRSSRSNPVTYIKAYDDIRNLFASQKLSGIRNYKAKHFSFNVDGGRCETCKGEGEVTIEMQFMADVHLECETCGGKRFKKDVLEVTFHDKNIHDVLSMTIDNAIDFFSDHNQTKIQRKLQPLQDVGLGYVQLGQSSSTLSGGEAQRIKLASFLVKGNTKDKALFIFDEPTTGLHFHDIKKLLKSFNELIAKGHSILVIEHNLDLIKCADYIIDLGLEGGKNGGNIIAEGTPEEIVKIKGSYTGEYLKEKL from the coding sequence ATGATTCAAGACATTACAACCTTAGATCCAAAAGAGAATATAATTATCAAAGGAGCTAAACTTCACAACCTGAAAGATTTAGACGCTGTTATTCCTAGAAACAGATTAGTAGTCATTACAGGACTATCTGGTTCTGGTAAATCCAGTTTAGCTTTTGATACCTTATATGCAGAAGGGCAACGCAGATATGTAGAAAGTCTTTCGTCCTATGCAAGGCAGTTTTTAGGGCGTCTTAATAAACCCAAAGTAGATTACATAAAAGGCATAGCACCAGCAATAGCAATAGAACAAAAAGTAAATTCTACAAATCCAAGATCTACTGTCGGAACTACCACAGAAATCTATGACTATCTGAAATTACTTTTTGCTAGAATAGGTAAAACCTACTCCCCTGTTTCTGGTAATCAGGTAAAAAAAGATAGAGTAACCGATGTAATCGAATACATAAAATCTTTTGAAGATGGAGAAAAACTATTACTACTCTCCCCTATTCATATCGAAGAAGGTCGTACACTAGAAGGAAAACTAAAAGTATTACAACAACAAGGATATGCACGTATAAAAAACAATGGTACTGTATCCCGAATAGAAGACGCTTCTATACAAGAAAATGATGACTTTTATCTGGTTGTCGATCGTATCGTAAAAAGAGATGAAGAAGACTTTTATAACCGCTTGGCAGATGCTATTGGCTCCGCATTTTTTGAAGGTAAAGGCACTTGTTTTATCGAAACACTAAATGGAGGTAACCTCAAACAATTTAGTAATAAATTCGAATTAGACGGAATATCTTTCCTTGAACCCAATATTCATTTATTTAGCTTTAATAATCCATATGGTGCTTGTCCAAAATGTGAAGGCTATGGTGATGTAATAGGTATTGATCAGGATCTTGTTATCCCTAATACTGCATTGAGTATATATGAAGGAGCCGTTTTTCCCTGGCGAGGTGAAAGTATGGGATGGTATAAAGATCAATTGGTAAATAATGCCTATAAATTTGATTTCCCTATTCATAAACCTTATTTCGAATTATCAGATCAAGATAAAGAACTGTTATGGAAAGGAAATGAATATTTTGAAGGTATTACCAGTTTCTTTAAAGAACTAGAAGCCAAAGCTTATAAAATTCAGAATCGGGTCATGCTTTCTCGCTATCGTGGAAAAACAAAATGTAATACCTGTCAAGGAAAACGTTTACGTAAAGAAGCAAATTATGTAAAAGTTGATGGGGCTACACTTACTGATTTGGTAGAAAAACCATTAAATGAGTTAGCAGATTTCTTTAAAAATATTACACTTAATGAATATGATACTAAAATCGCTAATCGCCTTCTTAAAGAAATCAATACTCGATTAGAATTTTTACAAAATGTAGGGTTAGAATATTTAACGCTTAATCGTAAATCAAATACATTATCCGGAGGAGAATCACAACGTATCAATCTGGCAACCTCGCTAGGAAGTAGCTTGGTAGGTTCTATGTACATTCTTGATGAACCTAGTATAGGATTGCACCCAAAAGATACCGAAAAACTCATTAAAGTACTGCAATCTCTTCGTGATTTAGGAAATACCGTAATCGTTGTAGAACACGATGAAGATATCATGAAAGCTGCAGACGAAATCATAGATATAGGCCCAGAAGCAGGTACTTTTGGTGGTCATGTGGTTGCAACAGGTCCTTTTGACCAAATCCTAAAAGCAGATTCTCTAACTGCAAAATATCTGAATGGAGCTCTAGAAATTGAAGTTCCCGCAACTAGAAGAACCTCTAAGTATAATGTCGAAATTATAGGAGCACGTGAGAATAATCTAAAAAATATTGATGTAAAAGTTCCTCTCGGAGGTTTTACAGCAATTACAGGAGTATCTGGGAGTGGTAAAAGTACGCTTGTTAAAAAAATTATATACCCTTCTTTACTCAAACAATTGGGAGGGTATGGAGAAAAAGCCGGGCAGTTTACAGAATTAAAAGGCAATTATAGTAATATTAAACATGTAGAGTTTGTAGATCAGAATCCAATTGGTAGATCCTCTCGCTCTAATCCTGTTACTTATATTAAAGCCTATGATGATATTCGTAACCTATTCGCTTCCCAAAAATTATCCGGGATTCGTAACTATAAAGCAAAGCACTTTTCTTTTAATGTAGATGGCGGTCGATGTGAGACCTGTAAAGGAGAAGGAGAAGTTACAATAGAGATGCAGTTTATGGCCGATGTACATCTAGAATGTGAAACCTGCGGCGGAAAACGCTTCAAAAAAGATGTTCTCGAAGTAACATTTCATGATAAAAATATTCATGATGTACTCTCTATGACCATAGACAACGCCATTGATTTCTTTTCAGATCATAATCAAACCAAAATCCAAAGAAAATTACAACCCCTGCAAGATGTTGGCCTGGGATATGTGCAATTAGGGCAAAGCTCTTCTACTCTTTCTGGTGGTGAGGCTCAACGAATTAAACTAGCTTCATTTTTGGTAAAAGGAAATACCAAAGACAAAGCATTATTTATTTTTGATGAACCTACTACGGGGCTTCATTTTCATGATATCAAGAAATTACTCAAATCATTTAATGAATTGATTGCAAAAGGACATTCTATCTTAGTGATAGAACACAATTTAGATCTTATTAAATGTGCCGATTATATAATTGACCTGGGACTCGAAGGTGGTAAAAACGGAGGCAATATCATTGCAGAAGGTACACCCGAAGAAATTGTAAAAATCAAAGGTTCATATACAGGAGAATACTTGAAAGAGAAGTTATAA